A region from the Citrobacter koseri ATCC BAA-895 genome encodes:
- the clbR gene encoding colibactin biosynthesis LuxR family transcriptional regulator ClbR: MDKFKEKNPLSLRERQVLRMLAQGDEYSQISHNLNISINTVKFHVKNIKHKIQARNTNHAIHIANRNEII, from the coding sequence ATGGATAAGTTCAAAGAAAAAAACCCGTTATCTCTGCGTGAAAGACAAGTATTGCGCATGCTGGCACAAGGTGATGAGTACTCTCAAATATCACATAATCTTAACATATCAATAAACACAGTAAAGTTTCATGTGAAAAACATCAAACATAAAATACAAGCTCGGAATACGAATCACGCTATACACATTGCTAACAGGAATGAGATTATCTAA
- the clbB gene encoding colibactin hybrid non-ribosomal peptide synthetase/type I polyketide synthase ClbB encodes MDNTSGDFPCNKMDTRKQLPLTPSQQGFLFHSLKDKKRSNYHEHFTCIFSQHVDSAHFKWALETLFRKHECFRTDYNWEIDERPCQVVKTDVLPDIYVLDCEQEEIRFLLANDDIIIPVPQDDGIDAIIPQLLQADLKYPFSLKTIPVRAYLIQSTKESAFILSYHHIVMDGWSLSLFIKQLLQLYGAAVVSGVRDDSAIIPSSLKPLVDTLSARRHTFQHDYWAAYLREGTPTCIVPLSQYHTDTEAENNSYVNQTNHVEINLSPDVCQKIQTLCSDYRITPAVIFYVAWGILLQRWCYADDVLFGATISGRNIPIDGIEETLGLFINTLPLRLRDDGATLLQHLQRMHQTLIAHYSNEHDALASIQRLVHKEGHAGDLFNTLVVLENYPVDMTLLSCASPVAIRHLSVHEQTHYPLTLTITQQKGFRFSIAYALNYLTNNMAQALLMHLSYLLEQLVDNPQRPIAALVNLSPCQQAQVLQPYLERMACRDWDSQSNVIEQFHQVAATSPAQVAVVDELCALTYSELAAQAEQLAAYLVQQGVMVGDTVGIISERRVNTVVAIIAIMLIGAAYVPISPDYPVGRMQEIIDDSGLALLLVHGKPLDALNVAQSDLCAFPVAPSVVFPVITPDSRAYVIYSSGSTGKPKGIAVAHRGLLRLIQGDSPLKVESGETTLLTCPFEFDVSVFEMWSTLLNHGKLVLLSKQALLDINHIRRTIADEQVARAWFTSSLFNSYVAEGADFFGMLQHITVGGEAVSAWHVNDVMQKYPHLVVTNGYGPTENTIFTTAYRFNGLQPARVPIGYAVPGTSLYITDLHGHLLPIGATGELVAGGVGVAIGYQNNPALSATVFVPDPFIPGGMMYKTGDYARLLDDGCVDCFGRKDGQIKINGQRIETGEIEQRLLECSGIIEAVVVPYRVRETLHIAAVVCVNDSYDEVEVRGQLADRLPPFAIPESLVVVTEIAKSHSGKADLAQLRYLLPATQCNAVSTTISEVHSDMEHALHAIWQRVLDRQDIDSNASFFALGGTSLDTIRVKGDIKRQLGLEIDITDLFKYPTLTALAHFLDTAVSPEDAIPTRAVVYSDMPVAIVGMAGRFPGAANIAALWTLVVGGESGLTLFSDEELRAHGVTPDTLKQANYIKTKGIVDDHEWFDADFFGYTPNEAECMDPQIRLLHQCCWQTLEHAGCDPATFTGAIGIYAGLLTSPHWLNAVMQDTTDSTALYKASILNIHSVTALIAHALNLTGPAVTLDTACSTSAVAIHQACIALRNRDCDAALAGGVSIEMPAYRGYEYHEGMINARDGVCRPFDSQASGTVTGDGLGMLLLKRLDDALADRDCIYGVIKGSAVNNDGNNKIGYTAPSVIGQSTVIRTSLRRAGFDSDSIGLVEAHGTGTVLGDPIELRALNEVFGPTPVPFCVVSALKSNIGHLNSAAGVAGVIKTTLALHHQVLPPTAHFRQLNPAIDLSRSALYVNQQVQPWPSTRPRRALVSSFGIGGTNASIALEAHQHEDDPSATGVRDSYLLLFSAKTPAALELRVASTLEYVKHGVGVRLPDVAYTLQTGRTAFDHRRAYLVSRGSKIDLSCATILQAEIFNGQRTTAEICFMFPGQGSQYHGMASALYAHQPMFRQHMDRCFAAFQRYSTVDLKALLFDDEDTRDIDQTQFTQPALFCVEYSLARTLIDLGITPDSMIGHSLGEYVAACIAGVFTLEDALHVIEARGRLMQSMRPGSMMAVYLSREQLTPWLAAERGIELAANNSAHFCVVAGEQAAISRLSTRLVEGGIQHRRLKTSHAFHSAMMTPMLHDFAQLLGQIPMHAPHKRFISNVSGTWITEEQATSPDYWVQQVRNAVLFSEGAAQLLVQPTLFIECGPGNTLSTFIQGHNQYSDQPTLLTLRKANAAIDDEHMLHRTLAALWVRGENIDWRRFNQTALGKHIPLPDYPFEQTYYYRYGAALSGYRQYPNPLRRPQDEWLQRVLWRMHDTSLREAFYAPGELIIIISADGDKLQQTLMSSGVDSITMPLPISSEDDVWDNDRILTHFHDICALLAHKTYRQLHCLYAPGAEAGSSLTQSLSGLYRVARWCMHSTTPLASLTVLTHGAFRVQEEDNPEPTLAALSGAVNVFAQELHPTEVRLIDIDAQSSDENLNLLTQRLAPKQETVMALRQGMLYLRRFIPTRLLAHLPPQTGCIPGNVLWIIGGEKGIGRMIGEALAQREGVRVVLSSRTGYHHEAVQQDALDVIHCDVTQAEAVRACLATLLERYGRLDGVIFAADATTTLTLHQLSESALRDTLTVKERGTANVLHALAQRNLLDERLLLLFCNSLAAVNAEIGQTGYATASAYLDALAQQLRTRYKVNALSIGLDALREQGMLLDAINGSEYDVLRGLRPLMTGTLLQAYKQQGADTSYYARLSPESDWLLDEHRISGIATLPGTGYLALAYEALRHYFVQDQICIDELVFLAPLTVMDNCSVDVFVDISPNGQGVSVEVKSMTERFSGTLTTHARGRATRLMVDDNVVCDLTGLMREMHTITPPTKELSSTHFHYGPRWHSVQQLYGNTAQTQVFATLALPTVAANDTIALHPALLDIASSVVEQLPGFHTDSVPFLYQDLRLYRPLPNTLHVALTVNRHDEEGDSYAFTLYDMAGEMVARCAAMVKRKVQLHIQDVDDDTRLRVPSADNYQLRLAAEGEGAGKLALCPTPRLALGDSQVEIEVLATGLNFKDVLFTTGLLRQQPGEAPLQLGLECAGRITRVGKNVTEFAPGEDVMAVLNGGFVQYARVESDCVVRKPAHCRIEQAAALPIAYLTAYYALVVRANLQPGERVLIHSAAGGVGLAALHIAKRCGAQIFATAGSEQKRDYLLSLGVHAVADSHDEQFAATLLTASDGQGMDVILNSLTGRLLDASLALLAPLGRFLELGSKDIVEDKALPMRFFAQGGTFIPINFHAAHGAFSRYLQQIVAWIDDNTLPLLPCKSVPLPEVARAFATLTTPQHIGKVVVTHRTAAGMDRLNAMIAERRLGGYALSMSNAEVMRQLWPILNTRSPWAQLLLSPRAIDRLARGNRVDRGVPSAANDTITQQTVKKRPRPEIGVPYSPATREVERVLCQILEEYLGLDRVGIDDNYAELGATSLDMVQLSGQMARHYPQVSVVSLYNHATVRQLATFCQPPEGESNAPSPQPAVQTNTRANQIAKRALQIAKNTARSHTSLH; translated from the coding sequence ATGGATAATACCTCTGGAGATTTTCCATGTAATAAGATGGACACGCGTAAGCAGTTACCGCTAACACCAAGTCAACAGGGGTTTTTATTCCATTCCTTAAAGGATAAGAAAAGGAGTAACTACCATGAGCATTTTACATGCATTTTTTCTCAGCATGTAGATAGCGCCCACTTCAAGTGGGCGCTGGAAACGTTATTTCGAAAGCATGAGTGTTTTCGCACTGATTATAACTGGGAGATTGATGAGCGCCCTTGTCAGGTGGTGAAGACCGATGTGTTGCCGGATATATATGTGTTAGACTGTGAGCAAGAGGAAATACGTTTTCTACTAGCTAATGATGACATTATCATTCCTGTCCCGCAGGATGACGGTATTGATGCTATAATTCCTCAACTGCTACAGGCTGATTTAAAATACCCATTTTCCTTGAAAACGATCCCAGTCCGGGCCTACCTTATTCAGTCAACGAAAGAAAGTGCTTTTATACTATCATACCATCATATTGTGATGGATGGCTGGAGCTTATCCCTTTTCATTAAACAGTTGCTCCAACTCTATGGAGCGGCTGTGGTCAGTGGTGTGAGGGATGATAGCGCCATTATCCCCTCATCTCTGAAACCCCTTGTAGACACACTGTCGGCCCGACGTCACACCTTTCAGCACGACTATTGGGCTGCATATCTTCGGGAGGGAACACCAACTTGTATCGTGCCGCTGTCACAATATCACACAGATACTGAAGCCGAGAACAATTCTTACGTTAATCAAACAAATCATGTGGAGATCAATTTGTCTCCGGATGTGTGTCAGAAAATACAGACGCTATGCAGCGATTATCGTATCACCCCCGCAGTAATCTTCTATGTGGCCTGGGGCATCCTGCTACAACGTTGGTGCTATGCTGACGATGTGTTATTCGGCGCGACAATATCAGGGCGAAATATACCAATTGATGGTATAGAAGAAACACTAGGGCTATTTATTAACACGTTGCCGCTGCGTCTGCGTGATGATGGGGCGACACTGTTGCAACACTTACAACGTATGCACCAAACACTAATAGCTCACTACAGCAATGAACATGATGCCTTAGCCAGCATACAACGGTTGGTACATAAAGAAGGTCATGCTGGGGATCTTTTTAATACCTTAGTGGTGTTGGAGAATTATCCCGTTGATATGACATTATTGTCATGCGCGTCGCCCGTGGCAATTCGCCATCTCAGTGTACATGAACAAACGCACTATCCGCTGACCTTGACCATCACTCAACAGAAGGGATTCCGTTTCAGTATTGCATATGCCCTTAACTACCTGACCAACAACATGGCGCAAGCGTTGCTGATGCACCTGAGTTATCTGCTTGAACAACTGGTGGACAATCCGCAGCGCCCCATTGCTGCGTTGGTAAACTTGTCCCCATGCCAGCAGGCGCAGGTACTTCAACCCTATCTGGAACGCATGGCATGCCGGGATTGGGATAGTCAATCCAACGTCATCGAACAATTTCATCAAGTTGCTGCGACTTCGCCAGCACAGGTCGCAGTGGTTGATGAATTGTGCGCGTTGACCTATTCGGAGTTGGCAGCACAAGCTGAGCAGCTCGCGGCTTATTTGGTACAGCAGGGTGTTATGGTTGGCGATACTGTAGGCATAATTAGCGAACGCCGGGTAAACACCGTGGTTGCCATCATCGCCATCATGTTGATCGGGGCTGCTTATGTGCCCATCAGCCCCGACTACCCAGTGGGTAGGATGCAGGAAATTATTGATGACAGCGGCTTGGCGCTGTTGCTGGTACATGGCAAACCGCTAGATGCATTAAACGTTGCGCAGAGTGACCTCTGTGCATTTCCCGTCGCGCCCTCGGTGGTATTTCCGGTTATCACACCAGATTCTCGCGCTTATGTGATTTATTCATCGGGGTCGACGGGTAAGCCAAAAGGTATCGCGGTGGCGCACCGCGGTTTATTGCGCCTGATACAAGGCGACAGCCCGCTGAAGGTGGAGAGCGGTGAGACAACGCTGCTGACCTGCCCATTTGAGTTTGATGTTTCGGTGTTTGAGATGTGGTCTACCTTGCTCAACCACGGCAAACTAGTATTACTCAGCAAACAGGCATTACTTGATATCAATCACATTCGCCGCACGATCGCTGATGAACAGGTGGCGCGCGCCTGGTTTACCTCATCCTTGTTTAACTCCTATGTGGCAGAAGGTGCCGATTTCTTCGGTATGTTACAACACATTACGGTGGGCGGCGAAGCAGTATCTGCGTGGCATGTCAACGACGTGATGCAAAAATACCCGCATCTGGTGGTGACAAACGGTTATGGGCCGACGGAAAACACTATTTTTACCACCGCATATCGTTTCAACGGGTTGCAACCCGCCCGAGTCCCGATAGGATACGCGGTACCGGGCACCTCGCTCTACATTACCGATCTCCATGGGCATTTGTTGCCTATCGGTGCCACCGGTGAACTAGTGGCGGGTGGAGTGGGGGTCGCCATCGGCTATCAGAACAACCCGGCGCTAAGTGCGACGGTTTTTGTCCCTGATCCTTTTATTCCCGGCGGTATGATGTACAAAACTGGCGATTATGCCCGGTTGCTGGATGATGGCTGTGTTGACTGTTTTGGGCGTAAAGACGGTCAAATTAAGATCAATGGACAACGAATTGAAACCGGAGAGATCGAGCAGCGCCTGCTGGAGTGCTCCGGCATTATCGAGGCGGTAGTGGTTCCTTACCGCGTACGTGAAACGCTGCATATTGCGGCAGTGGTCTGCGTCAATGATAGCTATGATGAGGTGGAAGTTCGAGGGCAATTGGCTGACAGATTGCCGCCATTCGCTATTCCGGAATCCTTGGTGGTGGTGACGGAGATTGCAAAAAGCCATAGTGGCAAGGCCGACTTGGCGCAGTTGCGGTATCTCCTGCCCGCAACTCAGTGCAACGCCGTGTCCACCACGATATCAGAGGTGCATAGTGACATGGAACATGCGCTGCATGCTATCTGGCAACGCGTACTTGATAGACAAGACATTGATAGCAATGCCTCCTTTTTCGCCCTCGGTGGCACCTCATTGGATACCATCAGGGTTAAAGGGGATATTAAGCGGCAACTTGGCTTGGAGATTGATATTACCGATCTCTTTAAGTACCCAACGCTCACGGCGTTAGCACATTTTCTCGATACTGCCGTATCGCCGGAGGATGCAATTCCAACGCGTGCTGTTGTCTACAGCGACATGCCGGTGGCGATTGTCGGTATGGCGGGACGTTTCCCCGGTGCGGCGAATATTGCAGCGTTGTGGACGCTGGTTGTAGGAGGGGAATCGGGATTAACACTGTTCAGTGATGAAGAGTTGCGCGCGCATGGTGTGACACCTGACACGCTTAAACAAGCGAATTATATAAAAACCAAAGGGATTGTTGATGATCACGAATGGTTTGATGCGGATTTCTTTGGTTATACTCCCAACGAGGCGGAATGTATGGATCCGCAAATTCGCTTATTGCATCAGTGCTGCTGGCAAACTCTGGAACACGCTGGGTGCGATCCTGCCACCTTTACTGGTGCGATTGGCATTTATGCCGGACTGCTGACATCCCCCCACTGGCTTAATGCGGTAATGCAAGACACTACCGACTCTACCGCCCTGTACAAGGCCAGTATCCTGAATATCCATTCCGTCACAGCATTGATTGCCCATGCGCTTAACCTCACCGGCCCTGCCGTGACGCTTGACACCGCCTGCTCCACTTCGGCAGTGGCTATCCACCAGGCCTGCATCGCACTACGTAACCGGGATTGCGATGCGGCATTGGCGGGCGGCGTTTCTATCGAGATGCCTGCGTACCGGGGCTATGAATATCATGAAGGCATGATCAATGCGCGAGATGGTGTCTGTCGTCCTTTCGATAGCCAAGCCTCTGGCACAGTCACCGGTGATGGCTTAGGAATGCTGCTGCTAAAACGTCTGGACGACGCGCTGGCGGATCGGGACTGCATCTATGGTGTGATCAAAGGTTCGGCGGTCAATAATGATGGCAATAACAAAATCGGCTATACCGCGCCGAGTGTGATCGGGCAATCAACGGTAATCCGCACCAGTTTGCGCCGTGCCGGTTTTGATAGCGACAGTATCGGATTGGTGGAAGCGCACGGCACCGGTACGGTGCTGGGTGATCCTATTGAGTTACGTGCGCTTAATGAGGTGTTTGGCCCAACACCTGTTCCGTTTTGTGTGGTTTCAGCGCTGAAAAGTAATATTGGCCACCTCAACTCCGCTGCGGGAGTGGCGGGCGTCATCAAAACAACGCTCGCCCTGCATCATCAAGTGTTGCCACCAACAGCGCACTTTCGCCAACTCAATCCTGCTATAGATCTATCGCGTTCTGCATTGTACGTTAACCAGCAAGTCCAACCGTGGCCGTCGACGCGTCCTCGTCGTGCACTGGTGAGCTCCTTCGGCATCGGCGGCACCAATGCCAGCATCGCACTAGAAGCACATCAACATGAGGACGACCCTTCAGCGACGGGGGTACGCGACAGCTATCTGTTGTTGTTCTCCGCTAAAACACCCGCTGCGTTAGAGTTGCGCGTGGCCTCCACACTGGAATATGTCAAGCATGGAGTAGGGGTGCGCCTGCCGGATGTGGCTTATACATTGCAAACTGGACGCACAGCCTTTGACCATCGGCGGGCTTATTTGGTGAGTCGTGGGTCGAAAATCGATCTCTCCTGTGCCACGATATTGCAAGCGGAAATCTTCAATGGTCAGCGCACGACAGCGGAGATCTGCTTCATGTTTCCTGGTCAAGGTAGCCAATATCACGGCATGGCCAGCGCGCTCTATGCTCATCAACCCATGTTTCGCCAGCACATGGATCGCTGCTTTGCTGCATTCCAACGCTATTCGACGGTCGATCTCAAGGCGTTGTTGTTTGACGATGAGGATACGCGGGATATTGATCAAACGCAGTTCACACAACCGGCGTTGTTCTGTGTCGAATACAGCCTAGCGCGCACCTTGATTGATCTGGGGATTACGCCGGACAGTATGATCGGGCACAGTCTGGGCGAGTATGTTGCGGCCTGTATTGCTGGCGTATTTACTCTTGAGGATGCGCTGCACGTCATTGAGGCGCGCGGACGTTTGATGCAGTCCATGCGTCCCGGTAGCATGATGGCGGTCTACCTTAGTCGCGAACAGTTGACCCCATGGCTAGCTGCAGAACGGGGTATTGAACTGGCAGCTAATAATAGCGCGCATTTTTGCGTAGTCGCGGGCGAGCAGGCGGCCATTTCCCGTTTGAGCACACGCTTAGTCGAGGGCGGGATACAGCACAGGCGCCTGAAAACCTCTCACGCATTCCACTCGGCCATGATGACGCCGATGCTGCACGATTTTGCACAGTTGCTGGGGCAAATCCCGATGCACGCGCCGCACAAGCGCTTTATATCTAATGTAAGCGGTACATGGATTACTGAGGAGCAAGCTACCTCGCCGGATTACTGGGTGCAGCAAGTGCGCAACGCGGTGCTGTTTAGCGAAGGTGCGGCGCAACTGTTGGTACAACCCACGCTGTTTATCGAATGTGGGCCGGGTAATACGCTCTCTACCTTTATTCAAGGACATAACCAATACAGCGATCAGCCGACCCTGTTGACGCTACGCAAAGCCAACGCGGCGATCGATGATGAGCACATGTTGCATCGTACGCTGGCGGCGCTGTGGGTCAGGGGGGAGAATATTGATTGGAGACGCTTTAACCAGACGGCACTCGGCAAGCACATTCCATTGCCGGATTACCCCTTCGAACAGACTTATTACTATCGCTATGGTGCTGCACTTTCCGGTTATCGCCAGTATCCAAATCCTCTGCGCCGTCCGCAAGATGAGTGGCTCCAGCGTGTGCTGTGGCGGATGCACGACACATCCTTGCGGGAGGCGTTCTATGCGCCGGGCGAATTGATCATCATTATTAGTGCTGACGGCGACAAGTTACAGCAGACGCTGATGAGTAGTGGTGTCGACAGCATCACAATGCCGCTGCCGATATCGTCAGAGGACGACGTGTGGGATAATGACCGTATTCTGACGCATTTCCACGACATCTGCGCACTTTTAGCACACAAAACCTACCGACAGTTACATTGCTTGTATGCTCCCGGTGCGGAGGCAGGATCATCGTTGACACAGTCGCTCTCGGGACTTTATCGTGTTGCTCGCTGGTGTATGCACAGCACCACGCCGCTGGCGTCCTTAACAGTATTGACCCATGGTGCGTTTCGCGTACAGGAAGAGGATAATCCCGAACCGACGCTGGCAGCGTTGTCGGGCGCAGTAAACGTGTTTGCCCAAGAGCTGCACCCGACCGAAGTACGATTGATCGATATCGATGCGCAGAGCAGTGATGAGAATCTGAACTTGCTAACCCAGCGTCTGGCCCCGAAACAAGAAACGGTAATGGCGCTCAGGCAGGGGATGCTTTACCTGCGACGCTTTATCCCGACACGGCTGTTGGCGCACTTACCCCCTCAAACAGGGTGTATACCGGGCAACGTACTGTGGATTATCGGCGGTGAAAAGGGGATTGGCCGCATGATCGGCGAAGCGCTTGCTCAGCGTGAGGGAGTCCGTGTGGTACTGAGCAGCCGCACAGGTTATCACCATGAAGCGGTGCAGCAGGACGCATTAGACGTTATCCACTGCGACGTGACGCAGGCGGAGGCGGTTAGAGCTTGTCTGGCAACTCTGCTCGAACGCTATGGACGGTTGGATGGCGTGATTTTTGCTGCCGACGCTACCACCACATTGACACTGCATCAATTGAGCGAATCTGCGCTACGCGACACGCTAACGGTGAAAGAACGGGGTACTGCTAATGTGCTGCATGCGTTAGCGCAACGGAATCTGCTGGATGAGCGTCTGCTACTGCTGTTCTGTAACTCGTTGGCTGCCGTGAATGCGGAGATTGGCCAGACAGGCTATGCTACCGCCAGCGCCTATTTGGATGCACTGGCACAGCAACTGCGTACCCGCTACAAGGTGAATGCGCTCAGTATCGGGTTGGATGCATTGCGTGAGCAGGGCATGTTGTTGGATGCTATAAACGGCAGTGAATACGATGTCTTGCGTGGACTGCGCCCATTGATGACGGGAACGTTGCTACAGGCTTATAAACAACAAGGGGCTGACACCAGCTACTACGCGCGATTATCCCCCGAGTCCGATTGGCTGCTGGATGAGCACCGGATATCCGGTATCGCCACGCTGCCGGGAACCGGCTATCTGGCGCTGGCGTATGAAGCTCTGCGCCATTACTTTGTGCAAGACCAAATCTGCATTGATGAATTGGTCTTTTTGGCACCGTTGACTGTGATGGACAACTGCAGTGTTGACGTTTTTGTTGACATTTCACCTAACGGGCAAGGAGTTAGTGTCGAGGTGAAATCAATGACGGAGCGCTTTAGTGGCACGTTAACAACCCATGCCAGAGGCAGGGCGACGCGTCTGATGGTAGACGATAATGTTGTGTGCGATCTCACGGGGCTGATGCGCGAGATGCACACTATCACTCCTCCAACAAAGGAATTATCGAGCACGCACTTCCACTATGGGCCGCGCTGGCACAGCGTACAACAACTGTATGGCAATACCGCCCAGACTCAGGTTTTCGCAACGCTGGCCCTGCCCACCGTTGCCGCTAATGATACGATCGCACTGCACCCTGCGCTGTTGGACATCGCCAGCAGTGTTGTCGAACAACTGCCTGGTTTTCATACTGATTCGGTACCTTTCCTTTATCAGGATTTACGCCTGTACCGCCCGTTGCCGAACACCTTACATGTGGCGCTGACTGTCAATCGGCACGATGAGGAGGGTGACAGCTACGCTTTCACGCTCTACGACATGGCAGGCGAGATGGTTGCCCGCTGTGCGGCAATGGTGAAGCGCAAGGTACAGCTCCACATACAAGATGTCGATGACGACACGCGACTGCGCGTGCCCAGTGCCGATAACTACCAACTGCGGCTGGCCGCTGAGGGGGAGGGGGCAGGAAAGCTAGCGTTGTGCCCTACGCCGCGCTTAGCGCTGGGGGATTCACAAGTAGAGATTGAGGTACTGGCCACCGGACTGAACTTTAAGGATGTGCTGTTCACCACGGGATTGCTCCGGCAGCAGCCGGGTGAGGCTCCGCTGCAATTGGGACTGGAGTGCGCCGGACGCATTACTCGCGTGGGTAAAAATGTCACTGAATTTGCCCCGGGAGAGGATGTTATGGCGGTGCTAAACGGTGGTTTTGTCCAGTACGCACGGGTAGAAAGCGATTGCGTAGTGAGAAAACCAGCCCATTGTCGCATCGAACAGGCGGCTGCGCTGCCTATCGCATACCTCACCGCCTATTACGCACTGGTGGTGCGCGCTAATTTGCAACCCGGAGAACGAGTATTGATCCACAGTGCGGCGGGGGGCGTTGGCTTGGCTGCGCTACATATTGCCAAACGCTGCGGAGCACAGATTTTCGCCACAGCAGGTAGCGAGCAGAAACGCGATTACTTGCTTTCGCTAGGCGTACATGCCGTAGCTGATTCACACGACGAACAGTTCGCTGCCACTCTGCTGACCGCATCGGACGGACAGGGGATGGATGTGATCCTTAACTCCCTCACAGGCCGTCTGCTTGACGCTAGCCTCGCGCTGCTGGCACCGCTGGGCCGTTTTCTTGAGCTGGGCAGCAAGGACATTGTGGAAGACAAAGCGCTACCGATGCGTTTCTTCGCCCAAGGCGGCACCTTTATTCCGATTAATTTTCACGCGGCGCATGGTGCGTTTAGTCGCTACCTGCAACAGATTGTCGCTTGGATAGATGATAACACGCTACCGCTCCTTCCATGCAAATCCGTACCATTGCCCGAGGTTGCACGCGCCTTCGCCACCCTGACCACGCCGCAGCATATTGGCAAGGTGGTGGTAACGCATCGCACTGCGGCAGGCATGGACCGGCTGAACGCCATGATAGCAGAAAGGCGCCTCGGCGGCTATGCGCTCAGCATGAGCAATGCCGAGGTGATGCGCCAATTGTGGCCGATACTGAACACTCGCAGTCCGTGGGCGCAACTGCTGCTCTCACCTCGGGCGATCGATAGATTAGCGCGGGGCAACCGGGTGGATCGCGGTGTACCGTCTGCCGCTAACGATACGATTACTCAGCAGACAGTGAAAAAGCGGCCCCGTCCGGAAATTGGCGTGCCTTACAGCCCCGCGACACGTGAAGTGGAACGCGTGCTCTGCCAAATCCTGGAAGAGTATCTGGGTCTGGATAGAGTAGGCATTGACGACAACTATGCCGAATTAGGGGCAACCTCACTCGATATGGTGCAACTGAGTGGGCAAATGGCGCGTCACTATCCGCAAGTGAGCGTGGTGTCGCTGTACAACCACGCCACCGTGCGCCAGCTGGCGACGTTTTGCCAGCCCCCGGAGGGCGAGTCAAATGCGCCATCACCACAGCCTGCAGTACAGACGAATACGCGCGCGAATCAGATAGCAAAACGTGCTTTGCAAATTGCGAAAAATACTGCGCGCAGTCACACGTCTTTGCATTAA
- the clbA gene encoding colibactin biosynthesis phosphopantetheinyl transferase ClbA, whose amino-acid sequence MRIDILIGHTSFFHQTSRDNFLHYLNEEEIKRYDQFHFVSDKELYILSRILLKTALKRYQPDVSLQSWQFSTCKYGKPFIVFPQLAKKIFFNLSHTIDTVAVAISSHCELGVDIEQIRDLDNSYLNISQHFFTPQEATNIVSLPRYEGQLLFWKMWTLKEAYIKYRGKGLSLGLDCIEFHLTNKKLTSKYRGSPVYFSQWKICNSFLALASPLITPKITIELFPMQSQLYHHDYQLIHSSNGQN is encoded by the coding sequence ATGAGGATTGATATATTAATTGGACATACTAGTTTTTTTCATCAAACCAGTAGAGATAACTTCCTTCACTATCTCAATGAGGAAGAAATAAAACGCTATGATCAGTTTCATTTTGTGAGTGATAAAGAACTCTATATTTTAAGCCGTATCCTGCTCAAAACAGCACTAAAAAGATATCAACCTGATGTCTCATTACAATCATGGCAATTTAGTACGTGCAAATATGGCAAACCATTTATAGTTTTTCCTCAGTTGGCAAAAAAGATTTTTTTTAACCTTTCCCATACTATAGATACAGTAGCCGTTGCTATTAGTTCTCACTGCGAGCTTGGTGTCGATATTGAACAAATAAGAGATTTAGACAACTCTTATCTGAATATCAGTCAGCATTTTTTTACTCCACAGGAAGCTACTAACATAGTTTCACTTCCTCGTTATGAAGGTCAATTACTTTTTTGGAAAATGTGGACGCTCAAAGAAGCTTACATCAAATATCGAGGTAAAGGCCTATCTTTAGGACTGGATTGTATTGAATTTCATTTAACAAATAAAAAACTAACTTCAAAATATAGAGGTTCACCTGTTTATTTCTCTCAATGGAAAATATGTAACTCATTTCTCGCATTAGCCTCTCCACTCATCACCCCTAAAATAACTATTGAGCTATTTCCTATGCAGTCCCAACTTTATCACCACGACTATCAGCTAATTCATTCGTCAAATGGGCAGAATTGA